Sequence from the Paeniglutamicibacter cryotolerans genome:
CGTAGACGCCATGGGTGGACGGGTAGGTGATCATGATCGCCGACAGGATGTCCTTGTTGGCTTCGATCTTCGCGTCCAGGTCGTTGGCGTCGATGGTGCCGTCGGCAGCCGTCTTCACCACGACGACCTTCATTCCGGCCAGCACGGCCGACGCGGCGTTGGTGCCGTGTGCGGAAGCGGGAATCAGGCAGACGTTGCGCTGCGTATCGCCGTTGGCCAAGTGGAAGCCGCGGATGGCCAGCAGGCCGGCATATTCGCCCTGGGATCCGGCGTTCGGCTGGATCGAGACGCCGGCGTAGCCGGTGATCACGGACAGGCGCGCTTCCAGGTCGGTGATCAGCTCACGCCAGCCCTCGGTCTGGTGCTCCGGGGCGAACGGGTGGATGGAGGCGAACTCGGGCCAGGAAATGGATTCCATTTCCGCTGTCGAGTTCAGCTTCATGGTGCATGACCCCAGCGGGATCATGGTGCGGTCCAGGGCCAAATCACGATCCGAAAGGCGGCGCAGGTAGCGCAGCATCTGGGTTTCGGACTTGATCGTGTTGAAGATCGGGTGGCTCATGTAGTCCGAGGTACGCAGCACCGCGGCGCCCAGCTCGAAGCCGGCCGCAGTGGCCGCGGCATCAGTGATGCCGAACACGCCGGCGATGGCCGCCACATGGGCCGCGGTCGTGGTCTCGTCGGTGGAGATGCCCACAGTGGTGCCGTCGACCAATCGCAGGTTGATGCCCGCGGCATCGGCCGCCGCGACGGTGGCTGCGGCGTCGGAGACGGTGACGTGCAACGTGTCGAAGAAGGAGTCCGAGACCAGCACGTGGCCGGCGCCGGTGAGCAGCGTGGCCAGCGTGCGGGCATGGTGGTGGGCGCGCTGGGCGATCCGTTTCAGGCCGGCCGGGCCGTGGTAGACGGCGTACATCGATGCGGTGATGGCCAGCAGCGCCTGGGCGGTGCAGATGTTGCTCGTGGCCTTTTCGCGGCGAATGTGCTGCTCGCGGGTCTGCAGGGCCAGGCGGTAGGCCGGGGTTCCGGCGTCGTCCACCGAGACGCCGACCAGGCGCCCGGGCAGCGAACGCTCCAGGCCGTGGCGCACCGCCATGTAGGCGGCGTGCGGGCCGCCGAAGAACAGCGGGACACCAAAGCGCTGGGTGTTGCCCACGGCGATGTCGGCACCCTGCTCGCCCGGGGCGGTGATCATCGTCAGCGAGAGGATGTCGGCGGCGACGGTGACCATCGCGCCACGGTCCTTGGCGGCGGCGATGATGGAAGCGTGGTCGATCACGGCGCCGTTGTTGCCCGGCTGCTGCAGCACGATGCCGGAGATCTCACCTTCGGGCAGCCCTGCCGAAAGGTCGGCGATTTCGACCTCGAAGCCCAGGGCCTCGGCGCGGCCGCGGACCACGGAGATGGTCTGCGGGAAGACGTTGGAGTCGATGACGGTCTTGGCTGTGGCCTTGGCCTTGTTGGCGCGGCGCATCAGCAGTACCGCCTCGGCGACGGCCGAGGATTCGTCCAGCAGCGAGGCGTTGGCGATCGGCAGGGCGGTGAGGTCCATGACCATGGTCTGGAAGTTCAGCAGCGCCTCGAGGCGGCCCTGGGAGATTTCGGGCTGGTACGGCGTGTAGGCCGTGTACCAGGCAGGGTTTTCCAGGATGTTGCGCAGGATGACCGGCGGCGTGAGCGTGTCGGAGAAACCCTGGCCGATCATCTGGGTCTTCATGACGTTCTTGCCGGCCAAGACGCGAAGGTCGGCAAGTGCCTCGGCCTCGGTGCGCGGTGCGGGAAGGTCGAGCGGCTCCGACTGGCGGATATCTGCCGGAACGGCTGTATCGATGAGCTCTTCGAGGCTCGAGTATCCGAGCTGGTTGAGCATGGTCTCGATGTCATCGCCCTGCGGGCCGATGTGGCGCGGGACGAATTCTGCGGACGGGGTCACTGTCATGGGGAACTCCATAGGGTCATCGGCGTGCGCGCACGCCGAACGAGCTGCAAGTCCCTCCCCGACCCTGTTCCTGTGACCTGAGAGTTTTCGCGTCACCGTGGCCCGGGGGCCTCGGTTGCGCTTGCACCTTCGGTGAGCCGCACCGCCGGGGCGGTGCTGCTGCTTTCCAGAGTTGCCTCTTCGCGGCGGTACGGGGGCCTGAGAGTTTCCCGGGGAGGAATTGCTCCTACGGCGCCCGCACAACATCGTTATGCGGGACTCTCCCGCCGCATGTCAGTGGCTGTGCCTTCTGCGAGGCACATCTCCCATCTTACGTGGTGTGGGTGACCCCCACAACATGATGACCCGTCCGGACGGCTTGCCGCCGCCGGCTGCCCGCGTGGCATCCCGGCGCTGCCCCCCGGATCATCCCCTCCCGTCGACGTCCTGCGTTGATCAGCTCAGAACATCCCGGAGGTTCCCAGCCATGAACCGATGGCAAAGGTGGCTGCCAAGGCCGCCGCCCCACCGATGAGCACGCGCACCGTCGGCCTGAGCATCCTGGCCCCACCGAGCCAGGCACCCGCGGCGCCGGTGATGGCCAGCGCCACCATCACGGCGGCGAAGGTGACGGGGATCTTGAACGGCCCGGGCAGCAACACTGCCGTGAGGAATGGAAGCACTGCCCCGATGGTGAATGCGGCTGCCGAGGCGAAGGCTGCATGCCAGGGGCTGAGCACCTCGTCCTCGGCCAGATTCAGCTCGACCTCAAGGTGGGCCTTGAGCGCGTCGTGCTCGGTCAGCTCCAGGGCCACCCGCCGAGCCGTATGGGGGCTCAGTCCCTTGGCCCGGTAGATGCCGGCAAGTTCCTCGAGTTCGGCCTCGGGCATCGTTTCGAGTTCATGGCGCTCCTTCTCGATGAGCGCTTTCTGCGCATCGGCCGAGCTGGACACCGAGACGTATTCTCCCAACGCCATCGAGATGGCGCCACCGATTGCCGCCGCGGTTCCCGCGGTGATGATCGGTCCATTGTCCGTGCTGGCACCGGCGACGCCGACGAGCACGGCGGCGACGGAGACGATGCCGTCGTTGGCGCCCAGCACCCCGGCCCGCAGCCAGTTCAGGCGCTCCGCCAAACCCCGTGGCTGGTGCTCTTCACCGGCGTGTTGTGCCGTAGTTTCATCCATGGACACAAGCCAACCACCACCCGGTCGCACCCGCCAGCAAGGACAGGCGTACCTCTGCCCGCCGCCGTCACCCGGCCAGACCGACGAATTGCGGGTATTTGGGCTCGAGCCCGTCGCCGGAGGAGGTTCCGGTCAGCCGGCGCTTGACCCAGGGGGCCAGGAACTCGCGGGTCCAACGCGCGTCCTCGCGCAGCTTCTCCAGCCGTGGGGTGCGCACCAGCGGCAGCAGGACCGGGGACTCGATGCCCGACTCTGCTTCAAGCACGCCGAGCACCTTCTTGGCCATCAGCTGGTGGCCGGCAACCCCCATGTGCAGGCGGTCGGGGGCCCAATAGCGGATGTCGCTGAAGTCGCGCCAGCGCCAATAATCGGCGATCATCGCCCCGTGCGCCTCGGCTATCTCGCGGACGGCCTCATTGTAGATGGCGGTGCGGCCGCGGGACTTTTCAAAGAGAGCGGCACCGTTCGTGTCGAATCCAGTGAACAGTAGCACCCGGGCACCTGTGGCGCTCAGTGCCGCTACAGCCTGCTCGTAGTCGTTCATCAGCGCGTCGATGTCGACGCGGGGACGCAGGATGTCATTTCCACCGGCATACAGGCTGACCAGCGTCGGCTTCATTGCCAAGGCCACCGGAAGCTGCTCGGCAATGACCTGGCGGATTTTCTTGCCACGGATGGCCAGGTTCGCATAGCCCCAGTCCGGGTCGGCGCACAGCTGCTCGGCAACGCGGTCCGCCCAGCCGCGGACCTGGTTGGGCCGGTTCGGATCGGCATCGCCGACGCCCTCTGTGAAGGAGTCGCCAAGGGCCAGATATCGTTTCGAGAATTCCACCGCTCCAGCCTATCCGCCCGATCCCCCGAGTGGCTTCACGGTTTCCGCCCGTCGAATTCACAGCTTCCAGATAGCTACGGTAATCACAATGGATGCATGATCTCGTTAACGCAGCAGGACATCCCCGATGATCCCTACGAGGCCGCAGCGCCCGACACCGGATCCACTTCCGCGCCCAGTTCGAACACTTCCTCACTCATCGGCCGCCGCTTCGACATCACCGTTCCCGGACTCGGCTTCGCCGTGCCGGTATCGTTCGCCTGGGCAGGCGATCCAACTGCGTGGCTGCCCGCCGGCACTGTGATGCACGCATGAGGATTCACGTCGTACTGCTCTCGGCACTGGCTTCGGCCGGGCTGGTGGCGGCCGGCTTCTCCGCTGGCACGTTGGCCACCGCACCGACGGTCCCCGACTCCTACCAAGCCGATGCGGCACTACTCCCGGGCACCATAGCGCAGCTCTCCCCGGCACCGACCCGGATTGTCACCCGCGCCCAGCTGCTGGGAGCCAACGCGGCATCGGTGCAGCTGGTGGGTTCGCCGGCCTACACCGCACAGGGGTACCAGGACTCCATGCAGGCATACCTGGATGCGGCCCGTGCCTGAGCCGCTGCACACAGCGAGCTTCCCGGTGCTCGGCACCGTGTTGGGCATCAGTTCACCGCTGCCCCGCAGGGAACTCGACGCAGCGGCGCGGGGCGTTTCGCTGATGCTCGCCGGCTATCTCGGCGCCGGATCCGGACGCTCGCTTCAGGCCCAGATCGATGCGGTGGCCATCGGTTCGCTCGCCCTCGAGGACAGCAGCCAAACGGTGCGCTCGCTGCACCGGCTGGCTCTGCACTGGCGGGAGCGGACACTCGGCGCCTTTACTCCCGGTGAGAGGTACCCGGAACTGGCGGGGTTGCTCCGGCCCTATCTGATGGGGCAGGCGGCATCGGTGCTGCTGGATTTCGGCATCCCGCACTGGGCCGTTAACCTCGGCGGGGACATCGCCTGCTCCGGGTCGCCGACGCCATCGGTCCCGACGGGTTCGGATCCCTTTTACGGCACGCCGTGGCGGGCCGGGATCACCGATCCGTTCGGCCCCGGGCTGCTGCTTGCCGATGTCCCGCTGGCCGGAACCCCGGGATTCACCGCAGCCCTGGCCACCTCGGCCGGAACACCGGCCTCGACCTACCGGCAGGTCAGCGTGCTCGGCCCCGACATCGTGGAGGCCGACGTGCTGGCCACCGCCATCCTCTCCGGCGGTGCAGACGTCCTAAGGGCCGCCTTGGCCGGGTCCCCGGTGCAAGTGCTGGCAGTCCACCACGACGGTGCGTTGGAGGCCTCCACCCGCTGGCCGACCTACGCTACTGAGCCAGCAGCACCTGGCGCACCGCCGTACTGAGCCGTCCCGCACGCGATGCAGTGCCACCCTCCTCGGCACGCGTCGGCACATAGCCGAAGCCCAGCGAGTAGGCCGGGTCGGCGTAGCCGAGGGCGCCGTTGGTGCCATCGTGCCCGAAGGTCCGCCAAGAGCCGAAGTCGTTGGATGGCGTCGGCTTCATGAAGACGATGCCGAAGGCAGTCTCGGTCCCGACGCAGCGGTCGGCACCGAAGACCCGTTCGCTCGAGAGCGCCGCCTGCGTGGCGGCGGTGAGGATCGGCGGGGCGATGCTTCCGTCGGGCCCCTGGATTCCGGTGCTCGCCGCGGCATAGAGCCGGGCCAGCCCGCGGGCGCTGGCTACGCCGCCGAGTGATGAGATGCCGCCGGCCCGCACAGCGCGCACGTTGGGGATCTGGAGGAAGTCGTAGCCCGGACCCTCGGGACCCTCGAACCCGGCAGTGGAGTTCACCGACAGGCCCAGGAGCGAGAAGGGGTCCATGAATGGCGCCGGCGGGCCCTGCAGTGGTGCCAATACGTTGGTGTATCGAGGTTCCAGCTCCTCCGGCAGCCCCAGGTGGAAATCGATGTCGTGGGGAATGCGGATCAGGCGTGCGTAGATCTGCTGCAGGCTTTCACCGGTAGTGCGCCGGGCCAGTTCCTCCATGAAGACGCCCATGCTGAGCGCATGGTAGCCGTGTGTGGAACCCGGGGACCACACCGGTTCGGCCGCCGCCAGGATGGCCGCCGCCAGCCGGGAGTCGGTGAGTTCCTCCGGAGTGAAACCACCCTCGACCCCCAGTAGCCCGGCCTGGTGGCTGAGCAGCTGGGCGACGGTAATGGAAGCCTTGCCCGCGGCGGCGAACTCCGGCCAGTACAGGGCAACCGGGGCCTCGAGATCCAGGACGCCGTCCTGCACCAGCAGGCCCATCACCATCGCTCCCGCCCCCTTGCTGCAGGAGAACACACCGGTCAGCGAGTCCAGGGTGCAGTCGGGGCCCACTGCAAGATCCAGCACCGGGACACCGGCGTGGTAGACCGCCAGCTGCGCCGAATAGCCGGGGTCCTGCTTCGCGAAGGAGCCCAACAGGTCGGCCACCGGAGCAAACCGGGGATCGATGATTTCCGCTGATGAATTCGATTGCATGCTCACCGGCCCCACACTACCCGGCAGGCTCGACGGGGCCTGTGCTAGGCAGTGGGCGTTTCCTGGCGGAAGCGCAGCCGCCAGCGATCCCCGGCCCGCTCCCACAGCGAGCTGCACAGCACCACGTCCACGGCATCCACCATCCGGTAGGCGATCTGGATCAGCGTCGGGGCCAACTTGTTGGCGGCCAACAGATCGACCCGCCCCACCGGCAGCGGCTCGAAGCCCTCGGCGAGTGCGGCCAGCAGCCTGGCCTTATCGGTCAGTGATCCATCGCGGCTGATCTCCCGGAATTCGGGGTGCAGCAGGTGGTCCAGGTCGGAGATGTTCCCGCAGACCTCGGGGTCCTGCAGCTCCCGTTCCAGGGCCAACACGGTGTCGACGTCGTCCGCTGCACCGGCGGCTGGCGGTGCCGGGGATCCTGCGGAGGCCAAGGGGGCTGCCGGTTCTGGTTCAGCGGCCGCCGCGCCACCGGATCCGGCAAACCCCGGGCCGGCATCGGCGGGGCGCCCGGATTGGTAGGCTGTGGCGGCGGCGCGGGCCTTGTCATCGGCGGCCTCGTTCAGCGCGTGCCCGGCATGGCCCTTGACCCATTCGAATTCGTAGGTCCGACCGACGATTTCCTTGTCGATGTCCTTGAGCAGGTCCATGTTCAGCACCGGCTTGCCATCGGATTTCTTCCAGCCCTTGCGCTTCCAGCCGGCCATCCACTTGGTGACGCAGTTGATCACGTACTGCGAATCACACAGGATGTGCAGCTTCTCTTCCGGCATGTGCCTGGTGGCCCGGAACAGGTCGAGCACCGCCATGAGCTCGCCCATGTTGTTCGTGCCATGCGGCCAGCCACCTGCACCCCAGCAATCCTCGTCGACATACCAGGCCCATCCTGCCGGGCCGGGGTTTCCAAGTGCTGAGCCGTCTGCTGCGGCGGTAATCGTCATGTGTTCAATCCTGCCACGGCGCACCGGACACACCGCGCGCCGTCTCACCCCGTGCCCGCCAACCATGGCCTTGCCCCACCCGTAGTCCTACGCTGGAGGCTCATGGATGGGGCCTGCATCGCGGCACCAGGAAACGCGCTTCCTCCGCAAGGAGGGGCGTCAGTCGCACCGGATGAGTAGATCCGACAGCCGTAGCCGCCTGCCGCCGTTCCTTTCGGTTCCCGTCCCCGGCAGTAGAACAACCGGCAGTAGAACAATGGGAAAGGGCAGTGATGCCAATGTCGTCGAACAAGGCAGTCGTTTGTCCTGAACCCGGGGTGGTCGAGGTCATCGACACCCCCTTCCCCACCTTCGAACTCACCGACGGACCCGGAGTCAACCCCGCCAACGTGGGCCGCAAGGTCCCGCACGGGGTCATCCTGCGCACCGTGGCCACCAACATCTGCGGCTCGGACCAACACATGGTCCGCGGACGCACCACCGCCCCCACCGGCCTGGTCCTGGGCCACGAAATCACCGGCGAAGTCATCGAGGTGGGCCGGGACGTCGAATTCATCAAGGTCGGAGACATCGTCTCGGTCCCCTTCAACATCTCCTGCGGCCGCTGCCGCAACTGCAAGGAACAAAAGACCGGGATCTGCCTGAACGTGAACCCCGACCGCCCCGGATCCGCCTACGGCTACGTCGACATGGGCGGCTGGGTCGGCGGCCAAGCCGAATACGTCCTGGTCCCCTACGCCGACTGGAACCTGCTCCGGTTCCCGGACCGCGACCAGGCCCTGGAAAAGATCATGGACCTGACCATGCTCTCGGACATCCTGCCCACCGGCTTCCACGGCGCAGTCACCGCCGGGGTCACCGTCGGCTCCACCGTCTACGTCGCCGGCGCCGGACCGGTCGGCCTGGCCGCCGCAGCCTCCGCCCAGCTCCTCGGCGCCGCGGTGGTCATCGTCGGGGACCTGAACGAGGACCGCCTGGCCCAGGCCCGCTCCTTCGGCTGCGAAGGAATCAACGTCGCCCACGGGGACCCCGCGGACCAGATCGAACAGCTGCTCGGCGTGCGCGAGGTCGATGCGGGCATCGACGCCGTCGGCTTCGAAGCCCGCGGCCACGGCCACGGCGCCGGGGCCGCCGAGGCCCCGGCCACCGTGCTGAACTCGCTCATGGACCTCACCGCCGCCGGAGGATCCCTGGGCATCCCGGGCCTCTACGTCACCGGGGATCCCGGAGCAGCGGACGAAGCGGCCCAGAAGGGCTCCCTGTCCCTGTCCCTGGGCACCGGCTGGGCCAAATCCCTGTCCTTCACCACCGGACAATGCCCGGCCATGAAATACAACCGGGCGTTGATGATGGCGATCCTGCACGATCGGATCCACATCGCCAAGGCCGTCAACGCGCAGGCGATCCTGCTCGAGGACGCCCCGCGCGGCTACGCCGAATTCGATGCCGGGGCCGCAACGAAGTACGTCCTGAACCCCAACGGCTACCTGAACCGGTAGCCAACCGTTTCCCTTGTAAAGTGTTTCCCTTTTAAAGGAGCAGTACCATGTCATTGAATCTCGCTGACGCCCGCACCATCATTGCCGCCGCCGAGGCGCACGCCACCGAAATCGGCCAACCGATGAACATCGCAGTCGTGGATGCCGGGGGGGAACCTGGTATCCCATGTGCGCATGGATGGGGCCTGGCTGGGTAGCATCGACATTTCCATCAACAAGGCCTTCACCGCACGGGCTTTCGACCTGCCCACCAAGGACCTGGCCGATAATGCGCAGCCGACCCAGCAGTTTTACGGGATCCATGCCTCCAACCATGGGCGCATCATGATCTTTGCCGGAGGTATCCCGATCCGCAGCGATGGCGTGGTCGTGGGGGCGATCGGGGTCAGTGGAGGAGCCGGGGACCAGGACCAGGGCGTTGCGGAAGCCGGCGCCGCCGCCGTGTAGCGGCTGTGGCGTTGCCCAGTATCTGAGTGCCACTCGCGCATTGGCGTTGAACCGGTGCCTGTCCTGGAAAAACCTCGTTCCCCCGGTTGCCCCGGGAGAACGCCCGGGGCAGTCCCGGCGGGCGCCTCGCCGGCATCGAAGCCCCTGCCGGTCCAGCCCCTGGACTGTTGCGTGCGATCTGGAATGCCTCCCCGCCTAGATGATTGATTCCAAGGGTTCATGGTCATAGGCGGTCAGCGACCGCAGTGGATGGGAACCGGTGTTCAGGTTGTGCCAGATGGCCACGGTCAGCGCGAGGATGCGTTGCAGGACCCGCACGGTGACCCCGGCGATGGTCCTCCCGCCATGGGCCTCCAGGTCCAGCTGGCCCTTGAGGGTGTCGTTGATTGACTCGATGACCTGACGCAGTGGCTTGAGCAGACTCTTTCCGGGACGGGGTTTCTCACCTTGACGGGTCGGACGGACCAGGGTGATCCCGGCCTCGGAGAGGTCCTGCTCGAAGGCCTTCCCGTAGTAGTTCTTGTCCGCGATGATGATCTGTCCCGGCTCCACCGGGGTGGGCAGGTTTTCCAGGATGCCCAGCAGGGTCTCACGCTCATCGGCCTTCGCCCCGGTCAGCGCGTAGCCGACCGGCAGTCCGGTCGGGGTGCACAGCAGGTGCAGGCGCAGCCCCCAGAACCACCGTGAATGCGAGGCGCAGTACCCGTATTCGGCCCAGCCGGCCAGTTCGGAGCGGTGGGCCGTGGTGTGGGAGCGCCCGCATTCCACAGGGGTGGAATCGGCGAGCCACAGCTCATCGGACCAGAGCCCGGTGGTGTGGGCCAGGTGTTCGTTGAGAGCCTGCAGGGTCCCGCCCAGCTTCCGCAGCCGTTTGTTGTATCCGGGTTGTTGGGGCAGGTCCGGGAACCATCGGCGCAGGTCGTTATGGGATTGGCGGAGCCAGCGGCGTTCGGAGGTGAAGCCGAGCAGGGCCTGGAGGACCGCGATGGTGACCAGTTCGGCGTCGCTGATCCGGGGCCCGAAGCCGATGGCCGGACGCCACGGGAGCAGGTGCGGATTGGCCTTCAGAAAGTCGTCCGCGCAGGCGTACAGTGCTGTTGCAAGGGTGTCCAGATCGGGAGCCATCGGAACTCTCCAGGTTCGAATGTTGGGTATTACATCTCGATTCTGGACACCCTTGCCCGCGCTGTCACCCCTTGGAATCAATCATCTAGGCCGGGTAGAGCGGGTTGTGCCCGGCTTCGACCCGCTCGTCATCGCGCACCGGGCCCGGTGCGGTGCCGGTCCCGAACGGTGAACCGCCCAGGGCCTCGCGTCCGTGGGCGGTGAGCCAGACCGACTCGTCGGGTCCCGCCGGCACGATCCGGGTGGGGTTCACGTCCTCGTGGACCATGTAGTAGTGCTTTTTGATCTGGTCGAAATCCACTGTGTCGCCGAAGCCGGGGGTCTGGAACAAGTCTCGTGCGTAGGCCCAGAGCACCGGCATTTCAGTGAGCTTGTTCCTGTTGCATTTGAAGTGGCCGTGATAGACGGCGTCGAAGCGCACCAGGGTGGTGAAGAGGCGCACGTCGGCCTCGGTGATGGAATCCCCCATCAGGTAGCGGCGGGTGGCCAGGCGTTCCTCGAGCCAGTCCATCGCGGTCCAGAGTCTGTTGTAGGCGTCCTCGTAGGCGGCCTGGTCACCGGCGAACCCCGCCCGGTAGACCCCGTTGTTGACCTCGGTGAAGATCCGCTTGATCACCGGAATCATCTCGTCCAGCCGATCGGCTGGCAGCAGATCCGGGGCGCCCTCCCGGTGGAAGGCCTTCCACTGTGTGGAGAAGTCCAGCGTGATCTGCGGGTAGTCGTTGGTGACGACGGCCCCTGTGGGAACGTCGACGATGGCCGGGACGGTAATGCCGCGCGGGTAGCCGGGGAAGCGCTTGAAGTAGTTCTCTTGGATGCGTTCGGTGCCCAGCACCGGGTCTACCCCTCCAGGATCCAAGTCGAAGGTCCACGAGCGCGCATCGTGCACCGGCCCCGGGGTACCCAGCGAGATGGCATCCTCGAGCCCCAGCAGCCGGCGCACGATGATGGCCCGGTTCGCCCACGGGCAGGCGCGGGCGGCGACGAGCCGGTACCGCCCCGCCTCGACCGGCCAGGCCGTCGCACCGGCGGACAGTCCTGCGGAGGGGTTGCCGATGGTTCCGCCGGTCGGAGCGGCGGAGGCCGTCACGGCGTCCGGGTCCGCGACGATCCGGTCCTCGATGTAGTGGGTGTCCCGGGTGAATTCTCCGCCGGTGACGTAGCTGCCTTGGGTGGAATGCGCTTCGCTCATGGCTTCAGCTTACGACCGGGCAGCGGGGTCCGGGCAAGGCCCGTTACCCCCGGTGTCAGGCTGGCGCGGGAACCGGTGTCTCCCCCGCGGCCAGCAGCGCGGCATAGGCACCGTCTGCCGCAACGAGTTCAGCGGGGGTTCCGCGCTCGGTAACGGCCCCGGATTCGAGCACCACCAGCTGGTCGGAGGATCCGACGGTGGAGAGCCGGTGTGCGATGGTCAGTGTGGTTCGCCCGATCGCCAGGTCATCGAGCGCCTGCTGCACCAGCGCCTCGGTGGTGTTATCCAGCGCGCTGGTCGCCTCGTCGAGAACCAGCACGCGCGGGTTGCGCAGGATGGTGCGGGCGATGGCCAGGCGCTGCTGCTCGCCCCCGGAGAAGCGGTGGCCGCGGGCCCCCACCAGGGTGTCGAGCTGTTCGGGCAGCGCGGCGATCAGAGCGGCGATCTGCGCTGAATCCAACGCCTTCCACAGTGTTTCGTCGTCGGCGTTGGGGTCTGCCAGCAGCAGGTTTTCACGGATCGAGTCGTGGATCAGGTAGGTCTCCTGCGACACGACTCCCACGATCCGGCTCAGGTCAGTGGGGGCGATGTCCCGCAGGTCGATCCCGTCGATGGTGATCCGCCCGCTGGCCGGATCATGCAGCCGCGGCAGCAGCGCGCCGAGCGTTGACTTGCCCGATCCGGTGGGACCCACCACTGCCGTGTGGGATCCGGCGGGCAGGTGCAGGTCGATACCGCTCAGCACCGGCCGCCCACCGTCGTAGGCGAAGCCGACATCCTCGAAGCGGACCTCGCCGCGCACCTGCGCCACGTCGAGGACGGCGGGTTCGGTCGGTGCGGTGATCTCCGGGATCAGGTCCAGGTATTCGAAGATGCGGCTGAACAGCGCCATCGCACTCACCCATTGCACCCCGACATTCAGCAGCCCCATGATAGGGCGGAAGATCGCGCCCTGCAGGGCGGTGAAGGCGACCAGCGTGCCGATGCTCATGCCATCGGAGGTGGCCGGCAGCCCGGCGGCCAGATAGATGATGGCCGGGATGGCGGCAAAGACGATGCCCATGGTGGCCATGCGCCAGCGTCCGGCCAGCTGCGAACGCATTTCCAGGTCGATCAGCTTCGAGGAGCTGGAGCTGAAGCGGGAGGCGTCGCGGGCGGTGGTGCCCAGGGTCTTGGCCAGGCGCACGCCGGAGATCGATAGGCCCTCTTCGATCTGCGTGTACATCCCGGCAAGTTCGCGCTGCTTGGCGCTGGTGATGTCGCGGCGCAGCAGCGCCACCTTGCGCGAGAGCCACACCGCCGGCGGGATCACGATCAGCGAGAGCAGGCTCAGCTTCGGCGAGAGTACCACCATCGCGATGGCGGTGGCCACGGCGGTGGTCAGGTTCGAGGCGATGGATGTGGCGGTCGAGGTGACCACGCCCTGCATGCCGGCGATGTCGTTGGTGAGCCGGGACTGGACCTCGCCGCCGCGGGTACGGGTGAAGAAGGACAGGGATTGGAGCTGCAGGTGGGAAAAGAGCCTGGTGCGCAGCGAATGCATGACGCGCTGGCCCACGGCGGTGGCCATCCAGGTCTGGATGACGCCGATGATGGCCGTGGCGGCGGCGACTGCCACCAGCCCGCCGGCCAGCCAGGCCAGCAGCGCCACGTCCTGGTTCGGCAGGGCGTTGTCGATGATGGAACGGATGAGGAAGGGCTGGGCGAGCCCGATCACCGATGCCACCGAAATCAGCGCCATGACGGCGATCAGGGCTCCCTTGTGCGGGGAGAAGAGCGAGGTGATCCGGGAGGTCTTCACCGGATGGGCCTTGAGTTGTTTGATGTCTGCCGGGTTGACGCGCGCGGCGGCGCCCCCTCCCCGTCCGGGGCCATCGCCGGGTCCGCCCGAGGTGCGGGGGCCCTGGCGCGATGATGTTGCAACGAAGTCCGGGTTCGCCATATGCACCACCTCCAGTGGTGTGAGAGGGCGGGCGCGGGAGTCGCACCCACCATTAGAGAGGTTACCTCACTATGTGGTTGCCCGTCAATCACCCCTAGACTGTTCAGATGACCCAGCGCAGCATTCCCCACGACGATGCCGACCTCGGCGAGCTCTTCCATGCGGCATTCCGCGGACTGCGGCACACCTGGGCCGAACAGCTGGCCCCCTACGGGCTCACCCCGCACCAGTTCAGGGCGCTGCAATCACTGCTGCGCCGCGGCGGACCGGGCGGTGGATGCGCCG
This genomic interval carries:
- the gcvP gene encoding aminomethyl-transferring glycine dehydrogenase — translated: MTVTPSAEFVPRHIGPQGDDIETMLNQLGYSSLEELIDTAVPADIRQSEPLDLPAPRTEAEALADLRVLAGKNVMKTQMIGQGFSDTLTPPVILRNILENPAWYTAYTPYQPEISQGRLEALLNFQTMVMDLTALPIANASLLDESSAVAEAVLLMRRANKAKATAKTVIDSNVFPQTISVVRGRAEALGFEVEIADLSAGLPEGEISGIVLQQPGNNGAVIDHASIIAAAKDRGAMVTVAADILSLTMITAPGEQGADIAVGNTQRFGVPLFFGGPHAAYMAVRHGLERSLPGRLVGVSVDDAGTPAYRLALQTREQHIRREKATSNICTAQALLAITASMYAVYHGPAGLKRIAQRAHHHARTLATLLTGAGHVLVSDSFFDTLHVTVSDAAATVAAADAAGINLRLVDGTTVGISTDETTTAAHVAAIAGVFGITDAAATAAGFELGAAVLRTSDYMSHPIFNTIKSETQMLRYLRRLSDRDLALDRTMIPLGSCTMKLNSTAEMESISWPEFASIHPFAPEHQTEGWRELITDLEARLSVITGYAGVSIQPNAGSQGEYAGLLAIRGFHLANGDTQRNVCLIPASAHGTNAASAVLAGMKVVVVKTAADGTIDANDLDAKIEANKDILSAIMITYPSTHGVYDADVREVCDKIHAAGGQVYIDGANMNALVGLAQPGKFGGDVSHLNLHKTFCIPHGGGGPGVGPVAVAEHLVPFLPGDATGTYTMRDGIPVVATLFGSAGVLPISWAYIAMMGGEGLTEATKTAILSANYIASRLNEHFPVLYTGNKGLVAHECILDLRELTNKTGVTAEDVAKRLIDYGFHAPTLSFPVAGTLMVEPTESEDLGEIERFIEAMIAIRGEMEQVLAGDFDIADSPLRNAPHTAASVIRTDWERSYTREQAAFPVKHLHQDKYFPPVGRIDGANGDRHLICSCPAPEAFEN
- a CDS encoding VIT1/CCC1 transporter family protein; this translates as MDETTAQHAGEEHQPRGLAERLNWLRAGVLGANDGIVSVAAVLVGVAGASTDNGPIITAGTAAAIGGAISMALGEYVSVSSSADAQKALIEKERHELETMPEAELEELAGIYRAKGLSPHTARRVALELTEHDALKAHLEVELNLAEDEVLSPWHAAFASAAAFTIGAVLPFLTAVLLPGPFKIPVTFAAVMVALAITGAAGAWLGGARMLRPTVRVLIGGAAALAATFAIGSWLGTSGMF
- a CDS encoding SGNH/GDSL hydrolase family protein, which produces MEFSKRYLALGDSFTEGVGDADPNRPNQVRGWADRVAEQLCADPDWGYANLAIRGKKIRQVIAEQLPVALAMKPTLVSLYAGGNDILRPRVDIDALMNDYEQAVAALSATGARVLLFTGFDTNGAALFEKSRGRTAIYNEAVREIAEAHGAMIADYWRWRDFSDIRYWAPDRLHMGVAGHQLMAKKVLGVLEAESGIESPVLLPLVRTPRLEKLREDARWTREFLAPWVKRRLTGTSSGDGLEPKYPQFVGLAG
- a CDS encoding FAD:protein FMN transferase — translated: MPEPLHTASFPVLGTVLGISSPLPRRELDAAARGVSLMLAGYLGAGSGRSLQAQIDAVAIGSLALEDSSQTVRSLHRLALHWRERTLGAFTPGERYPELAGLLRPYLMGQAASVLLDFGIPHWAVNLGGDIACSGSPTPSVPTGSDPFYGTPWRAGITDPFGPGLLLADVPLAGTPGFTAALATSAGTPASTYRQVSVLGPDIVEADVLATAILSGGADVLRAALAGSPVQVLAVHHDGALEASTRWPTYATEPAAPGAPPY